The following DNA comes from Nocardioides sp. JQ2195.
ACGGCGCCGTCCTCACCGTGGCTGCCGACGTCGTCGGCCGCATCGTGCTCCCGCCGACCGAGGTGCAGGTCGGCATCATGACCGCGGTGCTCGGCGTGCCGGTGTTCCTCTGGATGATCAGCCGGCGCGGCCTGGGGGGCATCTGATGACGCTCCTGGCTCCCGACCGCGCGGCCGGCTTCGACGACATCGGCATCGACGTCGTACGCCGGGCCCGCCGCCGCCCTGCGCGGCGTACGGCCCTGGTCCTGCTCGGCCTGCTCGTGCTGCTCGTGGCCGTCGTCGGTGCCCGCGTGCTGCTGGGTGACTACACGATCACCATCCCCGACTTCCTCCGGATCATCACCGGGACCGAGATCCCGGTCGCCTCCTACATCGTGATGGAGGTCAAGCTGCCGCGCGCACTCCTGGGCGTCCTGGTCGGCACCGCGTTCGGGGTCGGTGGCGCGATCTTCCAGACCACCTTGCGCAACCCGCTGGCGAGCCCGGACATCATCGGCGTCACGACCGGAGCGAGTGCGGCCGCCGTTCTCGCGATCGTCGCCCTGGACCAGGCCGGCACCTGGGTGAGCGTCGCAGCGGTGTCCGGTGCGATCGGGGTGGCGGTGCTGGTCAGGCTGGTGGCCGACACCCTCCTGGGCCATCGACTGGTGCTGGTCGGCATCGGCATGGCCGCCGGCCTGCTGTCGGTGATCCAGTACCTCTTCACCCGCGCCGACGTCTACGACGCCCAGCTCGCCCTGCGTTGGATGACCGGCAGCCTGAACCAGGTCGACTGGCCCACCGTGCGGTTCTTCGCGACCTGCTTCGCCGTCCTGGTTCCGCTCGTGCTGTGGGGTGCGCGGATCCTGCGCATCACCGAGCTGGGCCAGGATGCTGCCGCGGCGCTCGGGGTCAAGCCGGGCCGCGTCGACACCCTGCTCCTGCTGGCGGTCGTGCTGGTGGCCCTGGCCGTGGCTGCCGCCGGGCCGATCGCGTTCGTGTCGTTCCTGGCCGGTCCCATCTCGCGCCAGCTGAACCGCGGACGGACCACCATCGTCGGCGCCGGCCTGGTCGGCGCGATCATCGTGGTGGGCGCGGACTACGTGGCCGACTACCTGCTGGCCGACGTCAACTACCCCGTGGGCGTGGTCACCGGCGCCCTCGGCGCACCGTTCCTGTTGTGGTTGCTGGCCGTGGGCCGCGCCGGAAGGAGGGCCTGATGACTGCCCTTGAGGAGAGACTCATGGTCGATCTCGCAGACGACGGGCTGCCTGAGACTGCCCGCCTGGTGGCCGATTCGGTCAGTCTCGGCTACGGCGATCGCCCCGTCGTCACCGAGCTCTCCATGCGGGTCCCGGACCATGCGGTCACGGTGATCGTCGGAGCCAACGGGTGCGGCAAGTCCACGCTGCTGCGTGGCATGGTGCGCCTGTTGAAGCCGTCGACCGGTTCCGTGCTGCTCGACGGCCGCGCCATCCACCGGACCTCGACGAAGTCCGTCGCCAAGGTGATGGGTTTGCTGCCGCAGAACCCGATCACACCGGAGGGCATCACCGTGGTCGACCTCGTCGGCCGTGGCCGTCACCCCCACCAAGGTGCCTTCCGTCGCTGGAGCCGTGACGACGACCTGGCGGTGGCCGAGGCGTTGCACCTGACCGACACCACCCACCTGGCCGACCGGTTCGTCGACGAGCTGTCGGGGGGCCAGCGCCAGCGGGTGTGGATCGCGATGGCGCTGGCGCAGGGCACCGACCTGCTGCTGCTCGACGAGCCCACGACCTATCTCGACGTCGCGCACCAGGTCGAGATGCTCGACCTGCTCACCGACCTGAACCGCAGCCGCGGCACCACCATCGTGATGGTGCTGCACGACCTCAACCTCTCGGCCCGGTACGCCGACCACCTCGTCGCGATGCGCGACGGGAAGGTGGCGGCCGAGGGCACACCGCACGACGTGGTGTCCGAGGAGGTCGTCAGCGACGTCTTCGGCCTCGAGAGCCGCGTCATCACCGACCCCGTCTCCCACACCCCGCTGGTGGTCCCGATCGGACGCCACGACCCAAGGATGAAGCGATGAGCACTGCCACCCAGGAACTCCCCCTGATCCTGACCGAGGTCGAGGTGACCGCGGTGGAGCTGATCAGCCCCACCTTCGTGCGGATCGAGCTCGCCTCCCCGGCCCTGGCCGACTTCGGCGTCGACGGCTCCCTCTTCGACCAGCGACTCAAGGTGGTCCTTCCCAACGACGCCGGCCGGTTGGCGTCCTTCGAGGGCGCTGACGAGTCGTGGTTCGCCACGTGGATGGACATTCCCGCCGACGAACGTGGCCACATGCGGACCTACACGGTGCGCGACGTGCGTGGCGAGGGGGCCGACACCCGCCTGGTGGTGGACTTCGTGCTGCACCTGGCAGAAGGGGCGACCGGCCCGGGCTCTGCCTGGGCCGCGAAGGCCCAGGTGGGGGACCGGTTGGTCATCCTCGCGCCGCGCCGTGGAGTGCCCTTCGGCGGCATCGAGTTCGACCCGGGGACGGCGCGCAACCTGCTCCTGGTCGGCGACGAGACCGCGGTCCCGGCGATCGCCTCCATCCTCGAGGACCTGCCGTCCACCGCGATCGGCACGGCGGTGCTCGAGGTGCCGGTTGCTGCCGACGTCCAGGAGCTGGTGCACCCGGAGGGGGTCGAGGTCGTCTGGCTGCCGCGTGACGGTGCGCCCCACGGTGAGAAGCAGATCGTCGCGGTGCGCGAGCACTTCGGGTTGGCCCCGACCCTCGACCTGGTCGACGACCTGACGGTGGACCCGGACCTGTGGGAGACCCCGACCTACTCGTCCTCGGGTGAGGCGCTCGACGACGACGCCGTCGTGGTGGGCCACGACCTCGCCGGGCTCTACGCCTGGATCGCCGGGGAGTCGAAGGTGGTGACCACCTTGCGTCGCGTGCTGGTCAAGGAGCTCGAGGTCGACCGGCACCAGGTGGCGTTCATGGGCTACTGGCGGCACGGCGTGGCCATGCGTTCCTGATCGAGGCGGGTCAGTTGTCGATGACGTCGGCGATGCGGCGGACCTGGCGGGCCAGAGCCT
Coding sequences within:
- a CDS encoding iron chelate uptake ABC transporter family permease subunit, translating into MTLLAPDRAAGFDDIGIDVVRRARRRPARRTALVLLGLLVLLVAVVGARVLLGDYTITIPDFLRIITGTEIPVASYIVMEVKLPRALLGVLVGTAFGVGGAIFQTTLRNPLASPDIIGVTTGASAAAVLAIVALDQAGTWVSVAAVSGAIGVAVLVRLVADTLLGHRLVLVGIGMAAGLLSVIQYLFTRADVYDAQLALRWMTGSLNQVDWPTVRFFATCFAVLVPLVLWGARILRITELGQDAAAALGVKPGRVDTLLLLAVVLVALAVAAAGPIAFVSFLAGPISRQLNRGRTTIVGAGLVGAIIVVGADYVADYLLADVNYPVGVVTGALGAPFLLWLLAVGRAGRRA
- a CDS encoding ABC transporter ATP-binding protein, producing the protein MVDLADDGLPETARLVADSVSLGYGDRPVVTELSMRVPDHAVTVIVGANGCGKSTLLRGMVRLLKPSTGSVLLDGRAIHRTSTKSVAKVMGLLPQNPITPEGITVVDLVGRGRHPHQGAFRRWSRDDDLAVAEALHLTDTTHLADRFVDELSGGQRQRVWIAMALAQGTDLLLLDEPTTYLDVAHQVEMLDLLTDLNRSRGTTIVMVLHDLNLSARYADHLVAMRDGKVAAEGTPHDVVSEEVVSDVFGLESRVITDPVSHTPLVVPIGRHDPRMKR
- a CDS encoding siderophore-interacting protein → MSTATQELPLILTEVEVTAVELISPTFVRIELASPALADFGVDGSLFDQRLKVVLPNDAGRLASFEGADESWFATWMDIPADERGHMRTYTVRDVRGEGADTRLVVDFVLHLAEGATGPGSAWAAKAQVGDRLVILAPRRGVPFGGIEFDPGTARNLLLVGDETAVPAIASILEDLPSTAIGTAVLEVPVAADVQELVHPEGVEVVWLPRDGAPHGEKQIVAVREHFGLAPTLDLVDDLTVDPDLWETPTYSSSGEALDDDAVVVGHDLAGLYAWIAGESKVVTTLRRVLVKELEVDRHQVAFMGYWRHGVAMRS